CATACCCTTTACAAATATCGGGCCTACTGTTATGAGTGGGCGTGTGGTGGATTTGGCAGTTAATCCTGATAATCCAACCGAATTTTATGTGGGCTATGCATCAGGAGGGTTGTGGCATACCATTAATAACGGAACAACGTTTACGCCTATTTTAGATAGTGCTCAAACTCAAAATATTGGAACTATTGCAGTTGATTGGGGTACCAGAACGCTTTGGGTTGGTACTGGAGAAAATAATGCTTCGCGATCGTCTTACGCTGGTATTGGGATGCTTAAATCTAATGATAATGGTCAAAATTGGGAGTTTGTAGGTTTGCCTAATTCCCAGCATATCGGTCGTATTTTGATTAATCCAAATAATGTTAATGAAGTGACTGTTGGTGTAACCGGCGCATTGTATTCTAAATCGGAAGATCGAGGGGTTTATAAAACTAAAGATGGTGGAAAAACTTGGGTTAAAACGTTATACATTGATGACGTTAGCGGAATCATTGATATGCAACAGGCGCCAAACGATTTTAATACGCTATATGCGACGTCTTGGACTAAGGATAGAAAAGCGTGGAATTTTGATGGTAGCGGCAATAACTCTGCGATTTATAAAAGTACGGATGCCGGAGATACATGGGTAAAAGTGTCTACAGAAGCAAGTGGGTTTCCTACGGGTAGTGGCGTTGGTCGTATAGGATTGGCTGTTTACGATAATAATATTATTTATGCGATACATGATAGTCAGTTTAGACGTCCGTCAAGCGGAAATAAGGACAACAGAAGGGGGTTGCAAAAGGATGATTTTAAGACCATGAGTACTACGGATTTTTTAAATCTAGAGGATAAAAAATTGAATGCCTTTTTAAGAATGAATGGCTTTCAAGAAAAATACAGAGCGGCTAACGTGAAACAAATGGTGCGTAGCGGTAATGTTAAGCCTGCTGATTTGGCGCATTATTTAGAAGATGCTAATTCAATGTTGTTTGATACACCAGTGATTGGTGCTGAGGTTTATAAAAGTAACGATGGTGGACAAACTTGGCGTAAGACGCATGATGATTATTTAGATGATTTGTATTATAGTTATGGGTATTATTTTGGACACATACATGTGTCTCCAGTAGATCAAAATGCTGTTTATGTGTACGGCGTGCCTATTTTAAAATCTAAAGATGGCGGAAAAACATTTACATCGATTAGTGCAGAAAATGTGCATGCAGATCATCATGCGCTTTGGATTAATCCAAAAAATCCTGCGCATTTAGTGAATGGAAATGATGGTGGTGTTAATATCACTTATGATGATGGTGCAAATTGGATTAAAAACAACTCGCCATCAGTAGGGCAATTTTATGCCATTAATGTAGACAATCAAAAACCATATCGCGTGTATGGAGGTTTGCAAGATAATGGTGTTTGGGTTGGCGCGCATGATGCCCCAGAAGATAAAAGTTGGGAACAAAGTGGTGATTATCCATGGAAAAGTATAATGGGAGGCGATGGTATGCAGATTGAGATTGATAATCGTAATCCCGATATTGTGTACACAGGGTATCAGTTTGGTAATTATTTTAGATTAAATCGTGATACTGGGGATCAAACCTATATTCAGCCTAAACATGAATTAGGAGAGAAGCCCTATCGTTTTAATTGGCAAACTCCAATCCATTTGTCACGACACAATCAAGATATTTTATATTTAGGAGGTAATAAATTAATGAGGTCTTTAGATCAGGGTAATACTTGGAAAGCTATTAGTGGCGATTTAACGAAAGGCGGAAAACAAGGTAACGTGGCTTATGGTACGATCGCGACTATTAGCGAGTCGCCGTTTGAGTTTGGGTTGTTGTATGTGGGTAGTGACGATGGGTTGATTCACGTATCTAAAAATCAAGGCGCTACTTGGGAGGTTATTTCTACTAATTTACCTAAGGATTTATGGGTCACACGCGTGGTGGCTTCCAAGCATAAAAAGGAACGTGTGTATGCTACCTTAAATGGGTATCGATTTGATGACTTTGCAACGTATGTTTATAAAAGTGATGATTATGGTCAAACTTGGACGTCTATTAGTTCAAATATTCCAAACTCTCCTGTAAATGTTATTATTGAAGATCAGGTCAAAGAGACTATCTTGTATTTAGGAACGGATAATGGGGTCTATGTTAGTTTTGATACCGGTGGGACATGGCATGCGTTTTCAAAAAACTTACCAGCAGTAGCTGTGCATGATATAAAAATGCAAGAAGAGACTAACGATTTGCTTTTAGGTACACACGGTAGAGGGATTTACAAAACCAATGTTGTGCCTTTGCAGACCTTTGACTCTGGAAAGGTTTTAAGTAGTTCCATGACTATTTTTGATTTGGATGCGATTAGATATTATAAGCGTTGGGGAAATTCGTGGAGTAAATGGATGGCGCCGCTTGAGCCAAGTACAACGATTACATTGTTTAGTACTACTTCTGGTAAAAAAGAAGTTAAAATAATGTCTGAAAATAATAAAGAGATACAACGTTTTTCAGTTGCTATAGATAAAGGGTTTAATTTTATTACTTACGACTTAACGATTACTGAAAAAGGTCGAAAGGCTTTAATGAAGGACAACACCACTATCGATATCAATAAAGCTAAAAATGATAACTATTATATTCCTAAAGGGAAATACACGGTTAAAATTGATGGTGTTGCTAAAATGTTTGAAGTAGAATAATAAGTAAAGTGTAACAATTGAAAATAGTGAGGCTCTTTTATATTAAACTGCTATTATGAAACCATTCGCTATTGTTATATTTATTCTTTTTATAACGGCAACAAGTTGTAAGAAACAAGTCATCATTCCAGGAGCGTCGTATACGGCAATGGTTGAGGCTGCTTATCAGTTGTCGGTAGATAAGGATTCGTTAATTCAGGTAGACGCTTTGGAGATGTACGAAACTGCTTTTACTAAGTTTCCTGATAGTATTACGGATTATTCTATTTATGAAGCAAGCGTTGTTGCGAGTCAGATTAAAGCTTTTGATAAGGCTTTTAGTTATCTTGAGCGCACTGCTAGATTGGTGGAAGATGAAATGGGGTTTCCGGGATGGGATTATATTTTAGGCGAATATGCTGACGAGGACTACAAAAATCTAATGCAAGATAGTCGATGGCTGGCGTTATATGAGACAGCTTTAAATGATAAGAAGCAGTTTTTTGAACGATTGAAGGCAGAGGAAAAAGCGTTTTTTGACACTAGAGAAAATGAAGACACTGCTGCTTTGGAGGCTAACGAGCTCTATCAGCAGCTTAAGATGTCTAATAATTACTTACCAAAGAAACAACAAGATTATTCTATTGCGTTTAAAATAAATGATACCACAAGCACGTCTTATTTTGTGCATTTGCCAAAATCATATACGCCTAGTAAAAAGTATACAGTCTTGTTTTATTTACATGGTGCAGTGCGGGGCAATGCGTTATCTGTTTTTGAAACAAAGCTTAATTTAATGTATGATAATAGTCGATACACTAAAAGAGCTGATGCTAACAATGTTATTTTGGTGTTCCCTAAAGGCAATAAAGACTTTAATTGGATGCTAAAGGATGATGGGTTTTTTATGGTGCCTGAAATTGTGAAGCAACTTAAAAGGGCATTAAATATTGACGATAATAAAGTATTTGTCTCAGGGCATTCTAATGGGGCGACGGGGTCTTTTTCTTACCTGATGAAACAGCCGACTGCGTTTGCAGGATTTTATGGTTTTAATACCTATCCAAAAGTGTTTACAGGTGGTACGTTTATTAAAAATGTGCTATCGCGGTCTTTTATTAACTTTTCTACGGATCAAGATTACTATTATCCACCCAATGCAAATGATAGTCTCAATGTATTAATGGCCGATTTAAAAGCGGATTATAAAGACCATCGTTATAATGGTTTTCCGCATTGGTTTCCAGCGTTTGAGGCGTCCGAGCCGGCGTACGATATTCTGTTTGATGATTTGTTGCATCGAAAAAGACAACCGTTTCCTAAAACCATTCAATGGGAATTTGATGATAACGCTTACGGAACTATGGATTGGATTACTAATGCTACATTAGATACAGTTAGAGCTAAAAAGGGATGGCACAAAACACTGAATTTTGACATTGTAAAGTGGTTAAAATTAGATAAAAAGGATAGTGCGGTAACGGTGGATGTGGCTCAGAAAGCATTTGATTTTCCAAGAGCATCAGGTAAGATTGTCGCTAGTTACGAGGCTAATCAGTTTACCGTGACGGCGTCTAGAATCGGTACGTTTTCTATAGCTATTTCGCCAGAAATGGTTGATTTAAATAAGCCTGTTAAGGTTGTTTTGAATGGAACATTAGTTTTTGATAAATTGTTAACTTATGATAAGCAATTTATGTTAGAACAATGGGATGTTAACCGAGATCGATCGCAGTTGTGGGTCAATTATATTCGTCTTAATGTCGAGTAAACACTAGTTACTTAAACCCATTCTAAATAGTACAAATAGGTTTTAAAATTTGTTAATATATCGCTTGTGGCTTATCTTTGTGAGACAAATAATTAACTTCAACTATAATGAGCGGAATTTTAAATTCTTCAATAGGAAGAAAGTTTGCGATGGCACTTTCGGCATTCTTTCTAATGTTTTTTTTACTTCAACATTTTTCAATAAACATACTTTCGGTATTTAGTCCAGAGACTTTTAACGAGGTGTCTCACTTTATGGGGACCTTTCCGTTAGTGCAATATGCATTACAACCCGTTTTGATTTTCGGAGTTGTGTTTCACTTTGTAATGGGATTTGTTTTAGAAATTAAAAACAACAAAGCAAGACAAATCAGTTATGCCAAAAACAATGGCGGTGCAAATTCGTCTTGGATGAGCAGAAACATGATTTGGAGCGGATTAGCTATTTTAGCATTCGTTTGTCTTCACTTTTACGATTTCTGGTTTCCAGAATTAAATACCAAGTTTATTGTTGGTGATATGTCAGGTCTTGTAGATCCGAACAACGCAGATAGCGGGTTTAGATACTATGAAGAACTACAACACAAATTTGTGGATCTATGGAGAGTCGTACTTTACGTCGTTGCATTTGTGTTCTTAGCCTTACATTTATTACACGGTTTTGATTCGGCTTTTCAGTCGGTTGGAGCAAATAACAAATACACAAAAGGATTAAAAAGATTTAGTAAAATTTACGCAATCGGGATTCCATTAGGATTCATTTTTATTGCTGTGTTTCACTTTTTAAACCACTAAAAAATATAGTTACTATGAGTTTAGATTCAAAAGTACCTCAAGGTCCAATTAAAGATAAGTGGACGGATTATAAAAATCATATCGACTTAGTAAACCCTGCTAACAAACGTAACATTGATGTTATTGTGGTTGGTACTGGATTAGCGGGTGGATCGGCTGCTGCAACTTTAGCAGAGCTAGGATATAATGTAAAAGCATTTTGCTTTCAAGATTCTCCAAGACGTGCGCATTCAATTGCAGCACAAGGAGGTATTAACGCAGCAAAAAATTACCAAGGTGATGGTGACTCAACTTACAGATTATTTTACGATACTGTAAAAGGAGGAGATTACCGTTCTCGTGAAGCAAACGTGTATCGTTTGGCTGAGGTATCTGCAAATATAATTGACCAATGTGTTGCTCAAGGGGTTCCTTTTGCACGTGAGTATGGTGGATTATTGGATAACCGTTCGTTTGGTGGTGTATTAGTATCACGTACTTTTTACGCAGCTGGACAAACAGGACAACAATTATTATTAGGAGCGTATTCTGCTATGAACCGTCAAATTGGTCGTGGTAAAATCAAAATGTACAACCGTCACGAAATGTTAGACGTTGTTAAGGTTGATGGAAAAGCGCGTGGTATTATAACACGTAACTTAATTACTGGAGAAATTGAAAGACATTCAGCTCACGCTGTGGTTCTTGGAACTGGTGGTTATGGTAACGTTTTCTTCTTATCAACTAACGCGATGGGAAGTAATGTAACAGCAGCATGGAAAGCACACAAACGTGGGGCTTACTTTGCAAACCCTTGTTATACACAAATTCACCCAACATGTATTCCAGTTTCTGGAGATCATCAGTCTAAACTAACGTTAATGTCTGAGTCTTTACGTAATGATGGACGTATTTGGGTGCCAAAACACATGAAAGATGTTGAGGCTATTAAATCTGGGACATTAAAACCTAGAGAATTAGCTGAAGAAGATAGAGATTACTACCTAGAGCGTCGTTATCCTGCATTCGGAAACTTAGTGCCTCGTGATGTTGCCTCTCGTGCAGCAAAAGAGCGTTGTGATGCTGGTTTTGGAGTGAATTCAACTGGAGAAGCTGTATTCTTAGATTTTGCTTCTGCAATTCAACGTTACGGTAAAGAAACTGCTCACGTTAAAGGTTTAGACGAAAATGATGCTGTCCTTGTTAAAAAATTAGGACAAGAAGTCATCAAAAATAAATACGGAAACTTATTCCAAATGTATGAGAAGATCGTAGATCAAGATCCATACAACACCCCAATGATGATTTATCCAGCGGTACACTACACCATGGGTGGTGTTTGGGTAGATTATAACTTAATGACAACCGTTCCTGGTTTATACTGTATTGGAGAAGCTAACTTCTCTGACCATGGTGCCAACAGACTTGGTGCTTCGGCATTAATGCAAGGGTTAGCGGATGGTTATTTTGTATTACCGTATACTATTGGTGACTACTTATCTAACGATATCCGTACGGGAGCGATTTCTACGGACACAAAAGAGTTTGAAGCGGCTGAAAAAGAAGTACGTGAGAAACTAGAGTTCTTCGTAACTAATAAAGGGTCTCATTCTGTAGATTATTTCCATAAGAAATTAGGGAAAATCATGTGGAACAAAGTAGGGATGTCTAGAAATGTAAAAGGATTAACAGAAGCTATTGCTGAAATCAAAGCATTAAGAGATCAATTCTGGAAAGAAGTTAAAGTGCCTGGAACTAATGAAGAGTTTAACGAAGAGCTTGCAAAAGCTGGTCGTGTAGCAGATTTCTTAGAGTTAGGAGAATTATTTGCTAAAGATGCATTAAACAGAGAAGAATCTTGTGGAGGTCACTTTAGAGAGGATTCTGTGGAGTTAGACGGAGAGCAAAAAGGAGAAGCATTACGTAATGACAAAGATTTTGCATACGTATCTGCTTGGGAGTACAAAGGAGAACCTAGTGATGCTGTTTTACATAAAGAGGAACTAGAGTTTAAGGATATCGAATTAAAACAAAGAAGTTATAAATAAGGAGAGCTATGATGAATTTAACACTTAAGATTTGGCGTCAAAAAAACGCAAGTGATAAAGGGAAAATGGTAGACTATAAAGTTACCGATATCTCACCAGATATGTCTTTCCTTGAAATGTTAGATGTTTTAAACGAACAACTAATTAATAACGATGAAGAGCCCGTAGCCTTTGATCACGATTGTCGTGAGGGTATTTGCGGAATGTGTTCTTTATATATTAACGGAGAAGCACATGGACCTGATCGTGGTGTAACAACCTGTCAGTTACACATGCGTATGTTTAAAGATGGAGATACAATTACTATCGAGCCATTTAGAGCAACCGCTTTTCCTGTAGTAAAAGATTTAGTAGTGGACAGAGGTGCTTTTGACCGTATCCAACATGCCGGAGGATTTATTTCTGTAAACACATCTGGAAACACAATCGATGCTAATGCAATACCAGTAAACAAACATGATGCAGATGATGCTTTTTCAGCAGCAACTTGTATTGGTTGTGGGGCTTGTGTCGCGTCTTGTAAAAACTCTTCTGCAATGTTATTTGTTGGTGCTAAAGTATCACAATTTGCATTATTACCTCAAGGTAAAATTGAAGCTACAGATCGTGTGTTAAACATGGTTAAGCAAATGGATGAAGAAGGTTTTGGTAACTGTACCAATACTGGAGCTTGTGAGGTGGAATGTCCTAAAGGAATTTCTTTAGAGAATATTGCGCGTATGAATCGTGAGTATTTATCTGCAAGTTTAAAAGGATAATAAAACAAAAAAAAGGTAATCAAAGCGATAGCTACGAGCCTTAAATAAATAAAAACCCAAGCGATAAGCTTGGGTTTTTTAGTTACTTTTATAGTATTAATGTGCTTATTATGAAACCTATTTACTTATTACTTTTAGTGCTAATTGTTAGTTGTAAATCTAACAATACGCCAACCCAAAATGCGGATGTAAGTCCGATATCTAAAACTTTAAAATCCAACCAAAAGGCTGTTGATTATAAATTTGATACAGCTAGGTTACTCGAAGATGTTAAAACCTTGTCTTCTGATGTTTTTGAAGGTCGCAGAACCGGAACAAAAGGGGCGGAATTAGCTAGAGATTATATTATCAATCGCTTTACAAAATTAGGGGTTAAACCTTTAGTATCTAATTATATCCAGGCTTTTACTTTTGAGACAAGTAAAAAATATGAAGCAGCTAATGTTTTAGGCGTTATTGAAGGGACTTTAAAAAATGATAAGTATATTGTGTTGTCTGCACATTACGATCATGAAGGCATTAAAGGCGGTAAAATTTATAATGGGGCAGATGATGATGCTTCTGGTATTAGTGCGTTGTTCGCTTTCGCGGAATCTTTTGCCGAGAACCCTCCAAAACATAATGTGATTTTGGCGGCATTTGATGCTGAGGAATTAGGTTTGAAGGGAGCATATCATTTTGTAGAAGATAATACTGTGCAAAATCGAAACGTAGTACTTAATTTAAATATGGATATGATTAGTAGAAGTGAGGATAAACAGTTATTTGCTGTTGGGTCTCGTTACTATCCCATTTTAAAACCAACACTTCAAAATTTTGAAGCTATAGGTGGTGTCGCATTAGTAATAGATCATGAAGGGATAACCAAAGCAGAAGATTGGACGTTTTCAAGTGATCATGCCGCATTTCATAAAGCTGAAATTCCATTTATCTATTTTGGAGTTGCTGACCATGAAGATTATCACGAGCCTACAGATGATTTTGAAAATATTAATCAACAGTTTTACAAAGATGCAGTGCAAACTATAATTACTGTGTTTAATCAATTTGATAATTTAGATTTATAATATAAATGACAGATTCTAATTCTTATTACAGTGCTAATATCGCTAATTATGCAGCAGAGGTTTCAAAACTGTATAAACAATTAACCTCTTTAAGTATTGCAAGGCTTTTAGTTTTTGTAGCAACAGCAGTTGGTGGTTATTTTACTTTTGGGTCTTGGCCTTTATTTGCAGGTGTTTTAGTTGCGGGGGCTATTGGTTTTGTTTTTTTATTGTCAAAATATACGACAATCAAGGCGACGTATAATTTAAAAAAAGAACTAGTAACTATTAATAAGGAGGAATTAAAAATTAATTCTGGAGATTTTTTTGATCGTGATGGGGGACTTCAGTTTCAAGATCCAAACCATAATTATGCGTTGGATATTGATTTGTTTGGACGAGGTAGTTTTTACCAATTTATAAACAGAACAACTATTGATGATGGTTCTCAAGCTTTAGCTAATAGTTTAAAGGCAAATGCTACAGAGGCTATCGTGTTAAGACAAGAGGCGATAAAAGAGTTAGCTTCTAAAGCAGATTGGAGACAACAATTTCAAGCAAATGCTGGACTAATTAAAGTGGAGACTAAAGCCACAACCATCCTTGAGTTTTTGAAATCACACCAACCTATTTTACCTCAATTTTTTAAAACGATACCTTTAATTATTTCAGTTTTAACTCTGATTCTTTTCGGTTTGGCTATCGCGAAATTAATCCCTATCGCGATGACTGGTTATTGGTTGTTGGTAGGCTTAGTTATTACAGGGCGTTATGTCAAAAAAATAAATGTGTTATCTGCCAATACAGATAAAATGCGTGATACGTTCAGACAGTACGCCGTATTATTAAGTGCTATTGAAAATGAAACTTTTACCGCTCCATTATTATTGGAGAAACAAGCTCAAATTCAACTTAAAGACAAAAAAGCCTCTCAAATTTTAAAAGAACTCTCTAAGGGTATGGATGCTTTGGATAATAGAAGTAATTTAATTTCGGCGCTATTTGGGAATGGGTATTTTTTAACTGATATAAAAAACACCTACGCGATAGAGCAGTGGTTGGAAAATTATAGTGATATCGTAGAGGATTGGTTTGAAGTAGTAGCCTTTTTTGATGCTTATAATAGTTTAGGTAACTATAGCTTTAATCATCAACAGTATGTTTTTCCTCAAATAGTAGCTAAAAACAGTGACACTAGCGTAACGGGATTAGGTCACCCTTTATTAAAATCAGAAAAGCGTGTCGATAATGATTTTGAAATAAAAAATCAACAATTCTTTATTATTACAGGGGCTAATATGGCCGGTAAAAGCACCTTTTTACGTACCGTCTCTTTGCATATAGTTATGGCTAATGTTGGACTGCCGGTGTGTGCAAAGTCATCCGTATATAGTCCAGTAAAATTGATTACAAGTATGCGTACAAGCGATTCGCTAACGGATGATAGTAGTTATTTCTTTTCGGAATTAACGCGCTTAAAGTATATCGTAGACGCCATAAAAAAAGATAATTATTTTATTATTTTAGATGAAATCTTAAAAGGAACCAATAGTACAGATAAAGCTATTGGGTCACGTAAGTTTGTAGAAAAGTTAGTGGCAAGTCATGCAACTGGTATAATTGCGACACATGATTTAAGTTTATGCGAAATTGAAGACCATTTAAAAGAAGTTAAAAACTACTATTTTGATGCGCAAATCATTGCTGATGAGTTGTATTTTGATTACACCTTTAAAAAAGGAATTTGTCAGAATATGAATGCGAGTTTCTTATTGAAGAAGATGGAGATTGTATAGGTTTTTGTAAACAAGTCTGTAAAGCTGTTTTAAGTCTCTCATATCGCTTGTAAAGTGAGTCGTTACATGGTGTTTTTTTTGGGGAGCTTAATCTATTAACCTAATTATGATTTGAGAGACCTTACATACTCTTGCTGGTAGATTTGATTTTATTTGAATTTCAAATAGTTGTATTTGACTACCTCTTTTTGCTTTGAGAATATCTGTGATTAAAACGGAGGACTTTATTTTATTTCCGAATACTTTTTTTGAAGGCCTGTCTGGTAATTTTATTTTAAAACTAATAATTTCAGTTTGTAATCCATCTATTAACAAGTCGGGAAAATTATAAGACACAACACCTTTACTTAATTCATTTCTTGATAATTTTAGTTCGCATTTTTTGCAATGTTTTCCGTTAAACTGGCTAATTCCTGAGCTAATGTTTCTTATTTCAAATTTTTTTATAACATTATAAGGGATGTCGTTCAGGTCTTTTCCGGTAACGGTAATCGTTGTTTTTTTTCCACTTCCAGGTGCTAGTTTATAATTCCCTAAATCATCAATTTTTACTAACCCTTCTCCCGTAGCCTGATAGGGTAGATTGTTTTCAATTTTGATGCGTATTGGATTTGAGATGCCTCGATAAACAATGTCTTGATCATTAAATG
This portion of the Olleya sp. Bg11-27 genome encodes:
- a CDS encoding sialidase family protein; translated protein: MNFRFILSLFIVCSVSAQQSLLTEKTQLQANSIVKNIPFTNIGPTVMSGRVVDLAVNPDNPTEFYVGYASGGLWHTINNGTTFTPILDSAQTQNIGTIAVDWGTRTLWVGTGENNASRSSYAGIGMLKSNDNGQNWEFVGLPNSQHIGRILINPNNVNEVTVGVTGALYSKSEDRGVYKTKDGGKTWVKTLYIDDVSGIIDMQQAPNDFNTLYATSWTKDRKAWNFDGSGNNSAIYKSTDAGDTWVKVSTEASGFPTGSGVGRIGLAVYDNNIIYAIHDSQFRRPSSGNKDNRRGLQKDDFKTMSTTDFLNLEDKKLNAFLRMNGFQEKYRAANVKQMVRSGNVKPADLAHYLEDANSMLFDTPVIGAEVYKSNDGGQTWRKTHDDYLDDLYYSYGYYFGHIHVSPVDQNAVYVYGVPILKSKDGGKTFTSISAENVHADHHALWINPKNPAHLVNGNDGGVNITYDDGANWIKNNSPSVGQFYAINVDNQKPYRVYGGLQDNGVWVGAHDAPEDKSWEQSGDYPWKSIMGGDGMQIEIDNRNPDIVYTGYQFGNYFRLNRDTGDQTYIQPKHELGEKPYRFNWQTPIHLSRHNQDILYLGGNKLMRSLDQGNTWKAISGDLTKGGKQGNVAYGTIATISESPFEFGLLYVGSDDGLIHVSKNQGATWEVISTNLPKDLWVTRVVASKHKKERVYATLNGYRFDDFATYVYKSDDYGQTWTSISSNIPNSPVNVIIEDQVKETILYLGTDNGVYVSFDTGGTWHAFSKNLPAVAVHDIKMQEETNDLLLGTHGRGIYKTNVVPLQTFDSGKVLSSSMTIFDLDAIRYYKRWGNSWSKWMAPLEPSTTITLFSTTSGKKEVKIMSENNKEIQRFSVAIDKGFNFITYDLTITEKGRKALMKDNTTIDINKAKNDNYYIPKGKYTVKIDGVAKMFEVE
- a CDS encoding succinate dehydrogenase/fumarate reductase iron-sulfur subunit, encoding MNLTLKIWRQKNASDKGKMVDYKVTDISPDMSFLEMLDVLNEQLINNDEEPVAFDHDCREGICGMCSLYINGEAHGPDRGVTTCQLHMRMFKDGDTITIEPFRATAFPVVKDLVVDRGAFDRIQHAGGFISVNTSGNTIDANAIPVNKHDADDAFSAATCIGCGACVASCKNSSAMLFVGAKVSQFALLPQGKIEATDRVLNMVKQMDEEGFGNCTNTGACEVECPKGISLENIARMNREYLSASLKG
- a CDS encoding M28 family peptidase, yielding MKPIYLLLLVLIVSCKSNNTPTQNADVSPISKTLKSNQKAVDYKFDTARLLEDVKTLSSDVFEGRRTGTKGAELARDYIINRFTKLGVKPLVSNYIQAFTFETSKKYEAANVLGVIEGTLKNDKYIVLSAHYDHEGIKGGKIYNGADDDASGISALFAFAESFAENPPKHNVILAAFDAEELGLKGAYHFVEDNTVQNRNVVLNLNMDMISRSEDKQLFAVGSRYYPILKPTLQNFEAIGGVALVIDHEGITKAEDWTFSSDHAAFHKAEIPFIYFGVADHEDYHEPTDDFENINQQFYKDAVQTIITVFNQFDNLDL
- a CDS encoding MutS-related protein, with protein sequence MTDSNSYYSANIANYAAEVSKLYKQLTSLSIARLLVFVATAVGGYFTFGSWPLFAGVLVAGAIGFVFLLSKYTTIKATYNLKKELVTINKEELKINSGDFFDRDGGLQFQDPNHNYALDIDLFGRGSFYQFINRTTIDDGSQALANSLKANATEAIVLRQEAIKELASKADWRQQFQANAGLIKVETKATTILEFLKSHQPILPQFFKTIPLIISVLTLILFGLAIAKLIPIAMTGYWLLVGLVITGRYVKKINVLSANTDKMRDTFRQYAVLLSAIENETFTAPLLLEKQAQIQLKDKKASQILKELSKGMDALDNRSNLISALFGNGYFLTDIKNTYAIEQWLENYSDIVEDWFEVVAFFDAYNSLGNYSFNHQQYVFPQIVAKNSDTSVTGLGHPLLKSEKRVDNDFEIKNQQFFIITGANMAGKSTFLRTVSLHIVMANVGLPVCAKSSVYSPVKLITSMRTSDSLTDDSSYFFSELTRLKYIVDAIKKDNYFIILDEILKGTNSTDKAIGSRKFVEKLVASHATGIIATHDLSLCEIEDHLKEVKNYYFDAQIIADELYFDYTFKKGICQNMNASFLLKKMEIV
- a CDS encoding succinate dehydrogenase cytochrome b subunit, whose product is MSGILNSSIGRKFAMALSAFFLMFFLLQHFSINILSVFSPETFNEVSHFMGTFPLVQYALQPVLIFGVVFHFVMGFVLEIKNNKARQISYAKNNGGANSSWMSRNMIWSGLAILAFVCLHFYDFWFPELNTKFIVGDMSGLVDPNNADSGFRYYEELQHKFVDLWRVVLYVVAFVFLALHLLHGFDSAFQSVGANNKYTKGLKRFSKIYAIGIPLGFIFIAVFHFLNH
- a CDS encoding fumarate reductase/succinate dehydrogenase flavoprotein subunit is translated as MSLDSKVPQGPIKDKWTDYKNHIDLVNPANKRNIDVIVVGTGLAGGSAAATLAELGYNVKAFCFQDSPRRAHSIAAQGGINAAKNYQGDGDSTYRLFYDTVKGGDYRSREANVYRLAEVSANIIDQCVAQGVPFAREYGGLLDNRSFGGVLVSRTFYAAGQTGQQLLLGAYSAMNRQIGRGKIKMYNRHEMLDVVKVDGKARGIITRNLITGEIERHSAHAVVLGTGGYGNVFFLSTNAMGSNVTAAWKAHKRGAYFANPCYTQIHPTCIPVSGDHQSKLTLMSESLRNDGRIWVPKHMKDVEAIKSGTLKPRELAEEDRDYYLERRYPAFGNLVPRDVASRAAKERCDAGFGVNSTGEAVFLDFASAIQRYGKETAHVKGLDENDAVLVKKLGQEVIKNKYGNLFQMYEKIVDQDPYNTPMMIYPAVHYTMGGVWVDYNLMTTVPGLYCIGEANFSDHGANRLGASALMQGLADGYFVLPYTIGDYLSNDIRTGAISTDTKEFEAAEKEVREKLEFFVTNKGSHSVDYFHKKLGKIMWNKVGMSRNVKGLTEAIAEIKALRDQFWKEVKVPGTNEEFNEELAKAGRVADFLELGELFAKDALNREESCGGHFREDSVELDGEQKGEALRNDKDFAYVSAWEYKGEPSDAVLHKEELEFKDIELKQRSYK
- a CDS encoding alpha/beta hydrolase-fold protein produces the protein MKPFAIVIFILFITATSCKKQVIIPGASYTAMVEAAYQLSVDKDSLIQVDALEMYETAFTKFPDSITDYSIYEASVVASQIKAFDKAFSYLERTARLVEDEMGFPGWDYILGEYADEDYKNLMQDSRWLALYETALNDKKQFFERLKAEEKAFFDTRENEDTAALEANELYQQLKMSNNYLPKKQQDYSIAFKINDTTSTSYFVHLPKSYTPSKKYTVLFYLHGAVRGNALSVFETKLNLMYDNSRYTKRADANNVILVFPKGNKDFNWMLKDDGFFMVPEIVKQLKRALNIDDNKVFVSGHSNGATGSFSYLMKQPTAFAGFYGFNTYPKVFTGGTFIKNVLSRSFINFSTDQDYYYPPNANDSLNVLMADLKADYKDHRYNGFPHWFPAFEASEPAYDILFDDLLHRKRQPFPKTIQWEFDDNAYGTMDWITNATLDTVRAKKGWHKTLNFDIVKWLKLDKKDSAVTVDVAQKAFDFPRASGKIVASYEANQFTVTASRIGTFSIAISPEMVDLNKPVKVVLNGTLVFDKLLTYDKQFMLEQWDVNRDRSQLWVNYIRLNVE
- a CDS encoding GldM family protein; amino-acid sequence: MQFTSTVLLILWCSISSALKNNYIIAIASPKIEIVSTFNDQDIVYRGISNPIRIKIENNLPYQATGEGLVKIDDLGNYKLAPGSGKKTTITVTGKDLNDIPYNVIKKFEIRNISSGISQFNGKHCKKCELKLSRNELSKGVVSYNFPDLLIDGLQTEIISFKIKLPDRPSKKVFGNKIKSSVLITDILKAKRGSQIQLFEIQIKSNLPARVCKVSQIIIRLID